A section of the Candidatus Limnocylindrales bacterium genome encodes:
- a CDS encoding SIMPL domain-containing protein (The SIMPL domain is named for its presence in mouse protein SIMPL (signalling molecule that associates with mouse pelle-like kinase). Bacterial member BP26, from Brucella, was shown to assemble into a channel-like structure, while YggE from E. coli has been associated with resistance to oxidative stress.): MNSLYSPLRAARVLITAIIFAGALSASAETSPQQRTIHASGHGSVKTQPDRARVAVSVTTRAGTAREASETNARVSKEVLAKLRAAVQPPGEVSTAGYDLTPVYDYGQNDGTVVRAPKLAGYTAINRFAIVSADLAGVGALIDAAIASGANQIDSIGFFLADEQSARNQALLEAGRRARAEAATIAQSLDVGLGDVIEASSAMSVTPVPVFARQAMAMESAAVQTEVAPGSLEIGADVTATFAIR; this comes from the coding sequence ATGAACTCGCTCTATTCGCCGCTGCGCGCTGCGCGTGTGCTGATCACCGCAATCATTTTCGCGGGCGCGCTTTCCGCCAGCGCCGAGACCTCGCCGCAGCAGCGGACGATCCACGCCAGCGGGCACGGCTCGGTCAAGACCCAGCCGGATCGCGCGCGCGTCGCCGTTTCGGTAACGACACGGGCCGGCACCGCCCGTGAGGCCTCCGAAACCAATGCCCGCGTCAGCAAGGAAGTGCTCGCGAAGCTGCGCGCAGCCGTGCAGCCGCCGGGAGAAGTCTCGACCGCCGGCTACGATCTGACGCCGGTCTACGACTACGGACAGAACGACGGCACGGTTGTCCGCGCACCGAAGCTGGCCGGCTATACCGCGATCAACCGCTTCGCGATCGTCAGCGCGGATCTCGCCGGCGTCGGCGCGCTGATCGACGCGGCGATTGCATCCGGAGCGAACCAGATCGACTCGATCGGATTTTTTCTCGCCGATGAGCAGTCGGCGCGAAACCAGGCGCTGCTCGAAGCCGGTCGCAGGGCCCGCGCGGAAGCCGCAACGATTGCACAGAGCCTCGATGTCGGCTTGGGAGACGTGATCGAGGCCTCGAGTGCGATGAGCGTCACTCCGGTGCCTGTGTTCGCAAGACAGGCGATGGCGATGGAATCGGCTGCGGTGCAGACCGAGGTCGCTCCCGGCAGTCTCGAAATAGGGGCCGACGTGACCGCGACTTTCGCGATCCGATAG